Proteins encoded by one window of Lathyrus oleraceus cultivar Zhongwan6 chromosome 1, CAAS_Psat_ZW6_1.0, whole genome shotgun sequence:
- the LOC127086708 gene encoding uncharacterized protein LOC127086708, whose translation MKPFIPNEEVDKDNGDDQEEVRFEDLFGTSDDYGNRDLIDTPTLAEEMKFENKEPYVVALQHWHIKRSLDYSVTKSDNARYIIKCKNSECEFKCRVSLRKSNSKWNIDKLSGPHTCTTTSMSQDHRKLNSEMISQSIMELVNRDASLKVKWILVTKTYLPSNSIKLQTLSVISYDGSQLGDKRIFCRLFWAFRPCIRGFAYCKPLVQVDETWLYCKYKGTMLMVVAQDGNTNIFPIAFALVEDKPELIKSAYNNPENGWQYPLFSHVYCIRHIAQNFMREIKDKELRKKVVNMGYALIEATFNYYHEEIRRTNNETLSWIDNIPRKKWAMTYDEGQR comes from the exons ATGAAACCTTTCATACCCAATGAAGAGGTTGACAAAGACAATGGAGATGATCAAGAAGAGGTCCGATTTGAAGATTTATTTGGTACTAGCGATGATTATGGAAATAGAGACCTCATCGACACGCCTACCCTAGCA GAGGAAATGAAGTTTGAAAACAAGGAACCTTATGTTGTCGCGTTGCAACATTGGCATATAAAACGTAGTCTTGATTATTCAGTGACTAAATCTGACAATGCACGATACATAATTAAGTGTAAGAATTCAGAATGCGAATTCAAATGCAGGGTTTCTTTGCGTAAGAGTAACTCAAAGTGGAATATTGATAAGCTTAGTGGGCCTCACACATGCACAACCACTTCAATGTCACAAGACCATAGAAAACTCAATTCAGAAATGATTAGTCAGAGCATAATGGAGCTTGTTAATCGCGATGCTTCTCTTAAGGTGAAG TGGATATTGGTAACGAAAACATATCTTCCTAGTAATAGTATAAAATTGCAAACCTTATCTGTGATTTCATATGATGGATCCCAATTGGGTGACAAGAGGATCTTCTGTCGTCTCTTTTGGGCGTTTCGACCATGTATACGTGGTTTCGCCTATTGTAAACCTCTTGTGCAAGTTGATGAAACATGGTTGTATTGCAAGTATAAAGGGACTATGTTGATGGTtgtggcacaagatgggaacacgAACATTTTCCCAATAGCTTTCGCATTAGTTGAAG ACAAACCTGAATTGATAAAGAGTGCATATAACAATCCTGAGAATGGATGGCAATATCCTCTATTTTCACACGTTTATTGCATtagacacattgcacaaaacttcatgcgtgaGATTAAAGACAAGGAGTTACGCAAAAAAGTTGTTAACATGG GTTATGCCTTGATAGAGGCGACATTTAACTACTATCACGAGGAAATCCGAAGAACAAATAATGAGACTTTATCATGGATAGACAACATCCCTCGGAAGAAGTGGGCAATGACATATGACGAAGGGCAACGCTAG